In Mongoliitalea daihaiensis, one DNA window encodes the following:
- a CDS encoding acyl-CoA dehydrogenase family protein has protein sequence MLQSDFIQENPKLSIFLPIYYTLWADSVLTTTESKEIEALIHRQYWLSTTEKEWLFEQFSSSKPPKPKVLKNLRKEIISLTTEQESLTAIGIALAQKYQSDVSYPQDVMTDFEQTEQALGILGKEASYSFKSGHETITNIQHSEQNFNVSELTKLLDGSQAELIHRVKKVIADPAFAYREFESLHDQREQTLLWCQELAKQGFGAWAFPEFADGKDDMEGYFAIMETLSYHDLSMVIKFGVQFGLWGMSIFFLGTEKHHRKYLKDVGSLKLPGCFAMTETGHGSNVRGLETTATYNHEKKTFTIHTPNPDARKEYIGNAALHGQKATVFAKLIIDGEDFGVNAFIVPLRDAEGNLVSGVRIEDCGRKMGLNGVDNGVIYFDQVEIPQEDMLDRFSSVNEAGEFESPISSDNRRFFTMLGTLVGGRIGIPRSALAASKTGLTIAIRHGEKRKQFGPEGGEEVPILNYRMHQRRLMPPLATSYALHFALRYLTERFLKRSEDDAQEIEALAAGLKAYTTWFTTATLQECRETCGGKGYLSENRIDALKNDTDVYTTFEGDNVVLMQLVAKNRLTEFRQEFSDMNLFTVFNYVSKQAKTTITEKNPLIIRSTEKTHLLDVDFHLSAFRYRERAILASAAKRIKRHIDEGMDSFDAFNVVQHHLLNVGQAYIERVILEEFQKAVIGAHDKGVQDALTQLCQLYALHTIEKNSGWYLEQGYMEGVKTKAIRKEANQLCWEIRKNALALTDAFAIPESCIAAPIARRKHRSHGSVIKATD, from the coding sequence ATGTTACAATCCGACTTCATTCAAGAGAACCCAAAACTTTCTATTTTTTTACCCATCTACTACACGCTTTGGGCGGATAGTGTGTTGACAACTACGGAATCAAAGGAAATTGAAGCACTTATCCACAGACAATATTGGCTAAGCACAACGGAAAAGGAATGGCTTTTTGAACAGTTTAGTTCTAGCAAGCCTCCCAAGCCCAAGGTGTTAAAAAACCTGCGAAAAGAAATCATATCCCTAACTACCGAGCAAGAAAGTTTGACGGCAATAGGGATTGCGTTGGCTCAAAAGTATCAGTCAGATGTGAGTTATCCACAGGATGTCATGACAGATTTTGAACAAACGGAGCAGGCTTTAGGGATTTTGGGAAAAGAGGCAAGCTATAGCTTTAAATCAGGTCATGAGACCATTACCAATATCCAACATTCTGAACAGAATTTTAATGTTTCGGAGTTGACCAAACTATTGGATGGTTCTCAGGCGGAGCTGATTCATAGAGTCAAAAAAGTAATTGCTGACCCCGCTTTTGCTTATAGGGAATTTGAAAGTTTACACGATCAACGAGAACAAACGCTTTTGTGGTGTCAGGAATTGGCCAAGCAGGGATTTGGGGCTTGGGCTTTTCCAGAGTTTGCGGATGGCAAGGATGATATGGAAGGCTATTTTGCCATTATGGAAACGCTTTCCTACCATGACCTGAGTATGGTCATCAAATTTGGAGTACAGTTTGGCTTGTGGGGAATGAGTATTTTCTTCCTAGGTACTGAAAAGCATCACCGAAAGTATCTGAAAGATGTGGGCAGCCTCAAACTACCGGGCTGTTTTGCCATGACCGAAACAGGACACGGTTCCAACGTGAGAGGCTTAGAAACCACAGCTACTTACAATCATGAAAAGAAAACGTTTACCATCCATACGCCAAACCCCGATGCACGAAAGGAATATATCGGCAATGCAGCTTTGCATGGACAAAAAGCCACTGTTTTTGCGAAGCTAATTATTGATGGGGAGGATTTTGGGGTCAATGCTTTTATTGTGCCGTTGAGGGATGCTGAAGGGAATTTGGTTTCAGGTGTTCGAATAGAAGATTGTGGGCGAAAGATGGGTTTGAACGGTGTGGACAATGGGGTCATCTATTTTGATCAGGTGGAAATTCCACAAGAAGATATGTTGGATAGGTTTTCTTCGGTAAATGAAGCAGGTGAGTTTGAGAGTCCCATCAGCTCGGACAACCGAAGGTTTTTCACCATGCTAGGCACGTTGGTTGGTGGTCGAATTGGTATTCCTCGATCTGCTTTAGCTGCCTCAAAAACAGGTTTGACTATAGCTATTAGACATGGAGAAAAGCGGAAGCAATTTGGTCCCGAAGGTGGAGAGGAAGTTCCAATCTTGAATTACCGCATGCATCAAAGAAGATTGATGCCACCTTTGGCGACAAGTTATGCGCTTCATTTTGCCTTGAGGTATTTGACTGAGCGTTTTTTGAAAAGGTCCGAGGATGATGCGCAGGAGATCGAGGCCCTGGCAGCTGGCTTGAAGGCCTACACCACTTGGTTTACGACTGCCACCTTGCAGGAGTGCAGAGAGACCTGTGGAGGTAAAGGTTACCTTTCAGAAAACAGAATCGATGCCCTCAAAAATGATACAGATGTGTATACCACTTTTGAAGGAGATAATGTAGTCTTGATGCAATTGGTAGCAAAAAATAGGTTGACTGAATTCAGACAGGAATTCAGTGATATGAATCTGTTTACTGTTTTCAATTATGTGAGCAAACAGGCCAAAACGACTATCACAGAAAAGAATCCACTGATTATTAGAAGCACTGAAAAAACACATTTATTGGATGTTGATTTTCATCTCAGTGCCTTCCGCTATCGGGAGCGGGCAATTTTAGCAAGTGCCGCCAAACGAATCAAAAGGCATATCGATGAGGGAATGGACTCTTTTGATGCGTTCAATGTCGTGCAGCACCACCTACTCAATGTGGGCCAAGCATATATTGAGCGTGTAATTTTGGAGGAGTTTCAAAAAGCAGTGATTGGAGCACATGACAAAGGTGTGCAAGATGCTTTGACACAGCTTTGTCAGTTATATGCATTACACACCATTGAGAAAAACAGCGGTTGGTATTTGGAGCAAGGCTATATGGAAGGAGTGAAAACCAAGGCTATCCGGAAGGAGGCCAATCAGCTTTGTTGGGAAATCAGAAAAAATGCCTTAGCGCTCACCGATGCCTTCGCTATCCCCGAAAGCTGCATCGCCGCTCCTATTGCTCGCAGAAAACACAGAAGCCACGGAAGTGTTATTAAAGCCACTGATTAA
- a CDS encoding ATP-binding domain-containing protein gives MVLVSTIHKAKGKEFDEVFLMLSNATCVDNSERRLLYVGMTRAKSRLSTHYRGNYLDPVTAPALEKFTVDLIPEDQKLLILHLGLRDVNLGFSTFRQKATHALRTGEILQVVDSDCLNSQGIAVLRFSQAFQQALLAYEQKGYVIQEVRVNWLVYWKNPETEKEVLVVLPELILCN, from the coding sequence ATGGTTCTAGTTTCCACTATCCATAAGGCCAAAGGAAAGGAGTTTGATGAGGTGTTTTTAATGTTAAGTAATGCTACCTGTGTGGATAACTCTGAGCGAAGACTGCTGTATGTGGGGATGACCCGTGCGAAATCTAGGCTTTCTACTCATTATCGGGGAAATTACTTAGATCCTGTAACAGCTCCAGCTTTAGAAAAATTTACGGTAGACCTTATACCAGAAGATCAAAAGCTTTTGATACTTCATTTAGGTTTGAGGGATGTCAACCTGGGGTTTTCCACATTCAGACAGAAAGCTACTCATGCGCTTAGAACTGGAGAAATACTTCAAGTGGTGGATTCAGACTGTTTGAATAGTCAGGGAATAGCTGTTCTCCGTTTCTCGCAAGCATTTCAGCAAGCATTACTCGCTTATGAACAAAAAGGCTATGTGATCCAAGAGGTTCGGGTGAACTGGTTGGTTTATTGGAAAAATCCCGAAACAGAAAAAGAGGTGTTGGTTGTTTTGCCGGAGTTGATATTATGTAATTGA
- a CDS encoding SMP-30/gluconolactonase/LRE family protein has protein sequence MSCHSQDLKIKADTFIEILDERVLNLIDPTEGFEILAEAFSWTEGPLWMEREQALIFSDIPQNSIFKIDNKGALTLYLKPSGYTKSAERGGETGSNALILDKEGNLVLCQHGDRRMARMSSSLDDPKPNFETIVDNYEGKRLNSPNDAVYDRQGNLYFTDPPYGLEFGMEDPTKELTFHGVFQLKTDGSLLLLDSLSRPNGIAWSPDEKYLYVANSDPNEAVWYRYERSEDGFIHNRTVFLDATEFVGKSGFQGLPDGLKVHSSGVLFATGPGGVWVFDSDGIVLARLRTGEATSNCALSTDEKTLYLTANSFILKLNLK, from the coding sequence ATGAGCTGTCATTCACAGGACTTAAAAATAAAAGCAGACACATTTATAGAAATCTTAGATGAACGTGTACTAAACTTAATTGATCCTACTGAAGGATTTGAGATTCTGGCCGAAGCCTTCTCGTGGACCGAAGGACCACTTTGGATGGAAAGGGAACAGGCTTTGATTTTTTCAGACATTCCACAAAATTCCATTTTCAAAATAGACAACAAAGGAGCGTTGACCCTCTACCTAAAACCATCTGGTTACACCAAATCAGCAGAAAGAGGTGGAGAAACAGGGTCCAATGCGCTGATACTCGATAAGGAAGGAAACTTGGTGCTTTGTCAACATGGAGATAGAAGGATGGCTCGAATGAGTAGTTCGCTAGATGATCCCAAACCCAACTTCGAAACAATTGTGGATAACTATGAAGGAAAACGGCTCAACAGCCCCAATGATGCTGTGTATGACCGTCAAGGAAACCTGTACTTCACTGATCCTCCTTATGGACTTGAATTTGGTATGGAGGATCCAACCAAGGAATTGACCTTTCACGGAGTGTTTCAATTGAAAACAGATGGAAGTCTCTTACTATTGGATAGCCTAAGCAGGCCTAACGGGATTGCCTGGAGTCCCGATGAAAAATACCTGTATGTAGCCAATTCAGACCCCAACGAAGCAGTATGGTATCGCTATGAACGAAGTGAAGATGGATTTATCCACAATCGAACCGTATTCTTAGATGCTACCGAATTTGTAGGAAAATCCGGTTTTCAAGGACTACCTGATGGATTAAAGGTTCATAGTTCGGGTGTACTATTTGCCACAGGTCCTGGAGGCGTATGGGTGTTTGATTCCGATGGAATTGTTTTGGCAAGATTAAGAACAGGAGAAGCAACTTCCAATTGCGCCTTATCCACCGACGAAAAAACCCTCTACCTCACAGCCAACAGTTTCATCTTAAAGCTAAACTTGAAGTGA
- a CDS encoding S9 family peptidase: MKKIYKIGLSIACFCFLAMGLAQAQQALTYQTPPKEIADLVNASPTPTVSFSRSGEFMMVLERSGNPSIEELAQPELRLAGIRINPATNGPSRGGSIENVLIKNTKTGEERSISGLPENPRLGSFSLSNDERYIALTNTSNTGIALWLVDLTTMEAKQLTQENVNGVGGVDMSWTPDNKIVYRAINPKRGTYPKAPLAPAGPTVQETSGNAAPSRTYQDLLTNAYDEDVFEYFMSSQLMLLDLNGTATPLANAGLISTMNLSPDGQYIRINYVKKPFSYLVPVSSFPYDVEIWDIKGNKVSTIAEIPLAEVRPTGFDAVSTGKRGISWRADKPATLVWVEAQDGGDGRVKMEDREIVYMQDAPFNSEPIVLAKIGYRFGGIFWSDDNFALLSERWSATRQQRISLINPSKPGQKGTVVIERSSDDIYNDPGSPVFTTNDYGRSVILRKGDDVFMTSDGGSPQGSMPYLSAYNVKTKTEKILWRSQAPFYERVAKVLNADATEFVTLKESTDIQPNYWLVNTRRRIAPRQITQFAHPFESIKGINKQLVKYKRNDGLDLSAIVYTPEGYDPTTDGPLPVVMWAYPREYKSAAVAAQVRGSQYTFTRLNWGSPIYWVTQGYAIMDQTEMPIVGEGDDEPNDFFLEQLVANAEAAIDYIVSTGIGDRNKIAVGGHSYGAFMTANLLSHSDLFAAGIARSGAYNRTLTPFGFQYEQRTIWEAPEVYSNMSPFMHANKVKTPILLIHGEADNNSGTFPIQSERYYNALKGHGATTRLVFLPHESHGYAAKESILHTLYEQHEWLEKYVKNRQ, translated from the coding sequence ATGAAGAAAATTTACAAAATAGGGCTTTCGATCGCATGTTTTTGCTTTCTAGCCATGGGGCTTGCACAGGCACAGCAAGCATTGACCTATCAAACTCCGCCAAAAGAAATAGCAGACTTAGTCAACGCCTCACCTACTCCCACCGTCAGCTTTAGCCGTTCGGGAGAGTTTATGATGGTGTTGGAGCGTTCGGGGAATCCTTCCATCGAAGAATTAGCACAACCGGAGTTGCGCCTCGCAGGTATCCGAATCAATCCTGCGACCAATGGACCGAGTAGAGGAGGGTCTATTGAAAATGTACTTATCAAAAACACAAAGACTGGTGAGGAAAGAAGTATTTCTGGATTGCCTGAAAATCCTCGATTAGGCTCTTTCTCTTTATCAAATGATGAAAGATACATTGCCCTTACGAACACCAGCAATACAGGCATCGCCCTTTGGCTTGTCGATTTGACTACTATGGAAGCAAAGCAATTGACACAAGAAAATGTCAATGGTGTAGGGGGTGTAGATATGTCATGGACTCCAGATAACAAGATTGTCTATCGTGCTATCAATCCAAAAAGAGGCACCTATCCGAAAGCTCCTTTGGCTCCAGCAGGTCCTACCGTACAGGAGACGAGTGGCAATGCAGCTCCATCCCGAACGTATCAGGATTTGCTAACCAATGCCTATGATGAAGATGTGTTTGAGTACTTCATGAGTTCTCAATTGATGCTATTGGATTTGAATGGAACTGCTACACCATTGGCTAATGCTGGGCTGATTTCCACCATGAACCTTTCTCCTGATGGACAGTATATCCGCATCAATTACGTGAAAAAGCCATTCTCCTATTTAGTTCCTGTAAGTTCATTTCCTTACGATGTTGAAATCTGGGATATCAAAGGAAACAAAGTATCGACAATTGCAGAGATTCCTTTGGCAGAAGTGAGACCAACAGGTTTCGATGCAGTTTCTACAGGCAAGAGAGGTATCAGTTGGAGAGCAGATAAGCCGGCGACCTTGGTTTGGGTAGAAGCCCAGGATGGTGGTGACGGTCGTGTAAAGATGGAAGACAGGGAGATCGTCTATATGCAAGATGCCCCATTTAACTCAGAACCAATCGTTTTAGCTAAAATTGGCTATAGATTTGGAGGAATTTTTTGGTCTGATGATAATTTCGCCCTATTGAGTGAGCGTTGGTCTGCTACGCGTCAGCAGCGAATCAGTTTGATCAATCCTTCCAAACCAGGTCAAAAAGGGACGGTTGTTATTGAGCGTTCTTCGGATGATATTTACAATGATCCGGGAAGCCCTGTGTTTACGACCAATGATTATGGACGAAGTGTCATCTTGAGAAAAGGCGATGATGTCTTTATGACCTCAGATGGCGGTTCACCTCAGGGAAGTATGCCTTATCTTTCTGCTTACAATGTAAAAACCAAAACAGAAAAGATTCTATGGAGATCACAGGCTCCTTTTTATGAGCGTGTAGCGAAAGTATTGAATGCTGATGCGACCGAGTTTGTAACCCTAAAGGAGAGCACCGATATTCAGCCCAATTACTGGTTGGTCAATACCAGAAGAAGAATTGCACCAAGACAAATTACTCAATTTGCACATCCATTTGAATCCATCAAGGGAATCAACAAGCAATTGGTGAAGTATAAGAGAAACGATGGACTGGATCTATCTGCCATTGTTTACACCCCAGAAGGTTATGATCCTACGACCGATGGACCACTTCCAGTGGTTATGTGGGCGTATCCGCGCGAATACAAATCAGCTGCAGTAGCTGCACAAGTAAGAGGCTCTCAGTACACATTTACTCGATTGAATTGGGGTTCTCCTATCTATTGGGTAACGCAAGGCTATGCGATTATGGACCAAACAGAAATGCCAATCGTAGGCGAAGGTGATGATGAACCAAATGATTTCTTCTTGGAACAATTGGTAGCGAATGCCGAGGCAGCCATTGATTACATTGTAAGTACAGGCATTGGCGATAGAAATAAAATTGCTGTGGGTGGTCACTCTTATGGTGCCTTTATGACAGCGAATTTACTTTCACACTCTGATTTATTTGCGGCAGGTATAGCACGAAGCGGTGCGTATAATAGAACCTTGACTCCATTTGGCTTCCAATATGAGCAACGTACGATTTGGGAAGCACCTGAGGTGTACAGCAATATGTCTCCATTTATGCATGCCAACAAAGTGAAAACTCCAATTTTATTGATTCATGGGGAAGCTGATAATAATTCTGGAACTTTCCCAATCCAATCTGAGCGTTATTACAATGCCTTGAAAGGACATGGAGCTACTACAAGACTTGTGTTCTTACCTCATGAAAGCCATGGCTATGCTGCCAAAGAATCTATTTTACACACCCTTTATGAGCAGCATGAGTGGTTGGAGAAGTATGTGAAGAATAGGCAGTGA
- a CDS encoding CsbD family protein — MSLELKIKGNWNEMKGKLKEKYADLTDDDLMYAEGQEDQLLGKLQQKTGAAKEELSKFLFGKDEK, encoded by the coding sequence ATGTCTTTAGAACTAAAAATCAAAGGGAATTGGAACGAAATGAAGGGAAAATTGAAAGAAAAGTATGCGGACCTAACGGATGATGATCTGATGTACGCAGAAGGTCAAGAGGATCAACTTTTAGGGAAATTGCAACAAAAAACTGGTGCAGCCAAGGAAGAACTATCAAAGTTTTTGTTTGGAAAGGATGAAAAGTAA
- a CDS encoding CHAT domain-containing protein, which yields MKKTTFIGLIWIFLPILLLGQTIDERLAQVQKSINEDKLDSAIIFFDTYTNLYIKNADYLNLSYFVPLAGFIGNKQKDIQYGMDRVQYWLDFLSGKTQDPRVLRQAHLESHRYFMFAGKIQMAYDANKRALDFTNKIPDHTPSEWAIIERNLGVLATQLNDFALARTHTLKALEVFDLDPNTSSESRFNILNDLGVSYWYASIWDSAEYYWKAGIAYLDQMEDNPTNQLYRKAMIEGNLAAVYDVKGKLDESVKMVKSSIANSKAFANQAIDDPKRDRAMLSIFYSSMNLGITYKSMGNYLQALHIHEHTLKEKEKYFPAGHPEITESLIMVGQVHSYLMNYGEAKKYLNRAIDDLNATEEKFPLRLADIYYTLALVAEGENEIDAAKTYHHTALKYFQQTNQESLDFVYLGFLGHAADFFSLHGEPDMAQQLSKMGYEYTKKTNGIQSLPGFHQVINKSRVSYNLGSFATAKTEAEEGMGILTHLLESVTNLTDSVRIEYEKPMAYLLKWKSDYRITQERSVSYLESMLKELRHGIKLLEKRKAMLSDSQDLGVLLSQNQELISFVKQIELELYEKTGQEKYLNQLIATHESSVYAKIRAQLNQQRQVRFSGVPESIIEEGSLIRDELGYILAEEGNIEEFMAVSSKWENHLKMLKSDYPAYYQSRYGDIYEGDLVFPKEKQIVRYLFVEENLKAIVINNGKKQLYSLNFNPELIKKLPFLWHDQKALGAVTYQLYQQLWQPFGSNLNDSNVVIIPDGMLFNLSFDLLTDKEIKTYEEFLLHSLLVKHDISYQYSMWFGFTKSSKNMRSNYVAFTPGFLDRMKENYLKSVRDSLSLDNAYLSLLPQPFTINLANKAAQTLGGNIFAFEESTAKAFREKAGKNKIIHIGTHAESNNISPVFSKLIFAKNGDPLEEDNALYAYQIYNTDMQSNLTLLTACETGKPVFQPGEGMVSLSHAFQFAGSESLLTSLWKVDEKSSMEITDYFLEFLSEGMAKDRALKEAKLKYLSTAKGRTLSPQYWAGMVLIGDVTPISDLRKGHNRIYLILGFTLFFALLFLFFKYRS from the coding sequence GTGAAAAAGACAACTTTTATCGGTCTCATATGGATTTTTTTGCCCATACTTCTACTCGGGCAAACAATTGATGAGCGATTGGCCCAAGTCCAAAAATCGATCAACGAGGACAAATTAGACAGTGCGATTATTTTCTTTGATACATACACAAACCTTTACATTAAAAATGCTGATTATTTAAACCTCAGCTATTTTGTCCCCCTTGCAGGATTTATTGGTAACAAGCAAAAGGACATTCAATATGGAATGGACCGGGTCCAATATTGGCTGGATTTTCTTAGCGGAAAAACTCAGGATCCAAGAGTATTAAGACAAGCTCACCTGGAATCACATCGGTATTTCATGTTTGCAGGTAAGATTCAAATGGCATACGACGCCAATAAAAGAGCCTTGGACTTCACGAATAAAATCCCCGATCATACTCCTTCCGAATGGGCGATCATAGAACGCAATCTCGGTGTGCTTGCTACCCAATTAAATGATTTTGCACTTGCCCGCACTCATACACTCAAAGCCTTGGAGGTATTTGATCTTGATCCTAACACCAGTTCTGAAAGCCGCTTTAATATCCTCAATGATTTGGGAGTTTCTTACTGGTATGCCTCTATTTGGGATTCTGCGGAATATTATTGGAAAGCGGGTATAGCATACTTGGATCAAATGGAGGATAATCCTACCAATCAACTGTACCGAAAGGCAATGATAGAGGGCAATCTGGCAGCTGTATATGATGTGAAAGGCAAATTGGATGAAAGTGTGAAAATGGTCAAGTCATCCATCGCAAACAGCAAAGCCTTTGCAAATCAGGCAATAGATGATCCCAAGCGGGATCGGGCCATGTTATCCATTTTTTACAGTTCGATGAACTTGGGGATAACCTATAAAAGCATGGGGAACTATCTCCAAGCGCTTCATATCCATGAACATACCCTGAAGGAGAAAGAAAAATATTTCCCAGCAGGACATCCCGAAATCACAGAAAGCCTTATCATGGTAGGTCAAGTCCATAGTTATTTAATGAATTATGGAGAAGCAAAAAAATACCTTAATCGGGCCATTGATGATCTCAATGCAACGGAAGAAAAATTCCCTTTACGATTGGCAGATATTTATTACACACTTGCCTTGGTCGCAGAAGGTGAAAATGAAATTGATGCTGCAAAAACGTATCATCATACAGCTTTGAAGTACTTTCAACAGACCAATCAAGAATCCTTGGATTTTGTTTACTTGGGTTTTTTGGGCCACGCTGCTGATTTTTTCTCTCTTCATGGAGAGCCTGATATGGCGCAGCAATTGTCAAAAATGGGCTATGAATACACCAAAAAAACCAATGGTATCCAATCCCTGCCAGGCTTTCATCAGGTAATCAACAAAAGCCGTGTATCCTACAATTTGGGAAGTTTTGCTACAGCCAAAACAGAGGCGGAAGAGGGAATGGGAATTCTTACACACCTTTTGGAGTCCGTCACCAATCTTACGGATTCAGTGAGAATAGAATATGAAAAGCCTATGGCATATTTGCTCAAGTGGAAGTCAGATTACAGAATTACACAAGAGCGATCCGTTTCTTACCTCGAATCAATGTTAAAGGAACTGAGGCATGGAATTAAACTTTTAGAAAAACGAAAGGCAATGCTTTCTGACAGCCAAGATTTGGGGGTTTTGCTTTCCCAAAATCAGGAACTCATCAGTTTTGTCAAACAGATCGAATTGGAACTGTATGAAAAGACAGGGCAAGAAAAATACCTAAACCAATTGATCGCAACCCATGAATCCAGTGTGTATGCAAAAATCCGCGCCCAACTCAACCAACAGAGGCAGGTTAGATTCAGTGGTGTTCCGGAGTCTATCATTGAAGAAGGCTCCCTGATTAGGGATGAATTGGGATATATACTTGCTGAGGAAGGAAATATCGAGGAATTTATGGCAGTTTCTTCCAAATGGGAGAATCATTTAAAAATGCTCAAATCAGATTACCCTGCCTATTATCAGTCCAGGTATGGGGACATTTATGAAGGAGACTTGGTGTTTCCAAAGGAAAAGCAAATTGTCCGATATCTTTTTGTAGAGGAAAATCTCAAAGCCATCGTGATCAATAATGGTAAAAAGCAACTTTATTCATTGAATTTCAATCCCGAATTGATCAAAAAACTTCCTTTCCTCTGGCATGACCAAAAAGCTTTGGGTGCTGTTACTTACCAACTTTATCAGCAGCTCTGGCAACCTTTTGGCAGTAATTTGAATGATTCCAATGTAGTGATCATACCGGATGGGATGTTGTTTAATCTGAGTTTCGACTTGTTGACTGACAAGGAAATCAAAACTTATGAAGAGTTTCTTTTGCATAGCTTGCTTGTCAAACATGATATCTCTTACCAGTATAGTATGTGGTTTGGTTTTACCAAAAGTTCGAAAAATATGCGTAGCAACTATGTTGCTTTTACTCCAGGATTTTTGGATAGGATGAAAGAAAATTACCTCAAATCAGTTCGTGATTCCCTAAGTTTGGATAACGCCTATCTTTCTCTTTTGCCACAGCCATTTACCATCAACTTGGCCAACAAAGCCGCACAAACATTAGGGGGCAACATCTTTGCCTTTGAAGAATCCACGGCTAAAGCATTTCGAGAAAAGGCTGGCAAAAACAAAATCATCCATATCGGCACGCATGCCGAATCTAACAATATAAGTCCGGTTTTTTCCAAACTTATTTTTGCCAAAAATGGTGATCCCTTGGAAGAAGACAATGCCCTTTATGCCTATCAAATTTACAACACTGACATGCAGTCAAACCTGACGTTACTCACTGCATGCGAAACCGGGAAACCGGTTTTTCAGCCAGGAGAAGGAATGGTTTCTCTCTCCCATGCTTTCCAATTCGCGGGTTCCGAAAGTCTACTGACCAGTCTATGGAAGGTAGATGAGAAGTCCAGTATGGAAATCACCGATTACTTTTTGGAGTTTCTGTCCGAAGGAATGGCAAAGGATAGGGCATTGAAAGAAGCCAAACTTAAATACCTCTCCACGGCAAAAGGAAGAACACTTTCTCCCCAATATTGGGCAGGAATGGTATTGATAGGGGATGTGACACCGATTTCAGATTTAAGAAAAGGACACAATAGGATTTACTTGATTTTAGGGTTTACTTTATTTTTTGCTTTACTTTTTCTCTTTTTTAAATACCGAAGTTAA
- a CDS encoding tetratricopeptide repeat protein, whose product MNKQYNISQEEFEQIESYILGTLNEQDRELFEVALQSDPILEAKLQEVKGLMEALEEGAFRASLEEFHQEIEPDVGIEKSVKSLSPWIMGAAAAIMLLILAAGWVLYPRESHYEKLFAMYYQEDPGLITAMSSESDYEFDRAMVDYKSGNYQEAISRWESLIQYKPENDTIQYFLGVSHLALKKADPAIFYFDAVATNENSQFQKDAVWYLALAYVLGGKEDRAVEVLRQTQDPQAIELLKELTKK is encoded by the coding sequence TTGAATAAGCAATATAATATATCACAAGAGGAGTTTGAGCAAATAGAAAGTTATATTCTGGGCACACTAAATGAACAGGATCGTGAATTATTCGAAGTTGCCCTGCAATCAGACCCTATCCTTGAAGCAAAGCTTCAGGAGGTTAAGGGATTGATGGAGGCTTTAGAGGAGGGTGCTTTTAGAGCTTCATTGGAAGAGTTTCATCAAGAAATCGAGCCGGATGTAGGAATAGAAAAGTCAGTGAAAAGTCTAAGCCCTTGGATTATGGGGGCGGCTGCGGCTATTATGCTGTTAATTTTAGCAGCAGGGTGGGTGTTGTATCCTCGAGAATCTCATTATGAAAAACTTTTCGCCATGTATTACCAAGAAGATCCCGGCCTGATAACAGCTATGAGTTCTGAAAGCGATTATGAGTTTGATAGAGCAATGGTGGATTATAAATCAGGTAATTACCAGGAGGCAATTTCCCGATGGGAAAGTTTAATTCAGTACAAACCTGAAAACGACACTATACAATATTTTCTGGGGGTCTCTCATTTGGCCCTCAAAAAAGCTGATCCTGCCATCTTTTATTTCGATGCTGTAGCTACCAATGAAAATTCACAATTTCAAAAAGACGCAGTATGGTATTTGGCCTTGGCTTATGTCCTAGGGGGAAAAGAAGACAGAGCGGTAGAGGTTCTGCGTCAAACCCAAGATCCCCAAGCTATTGAATTGTTGAAAGAACTAACGAAAAAGTGA